One genomic region from Croceicoccus sp. YJ47 encodes:
- a CDS encoding acyl-CoA carboxylase subunit beta, translating to MSANIAETERRREAARMGGGQKRIDAQHAKGKLTARERLEILLDEGSFEELDTYVEHNCVDFGMDENHIPGDGVVTGSGTINGRLVYVFSQDFTVFGGSLSERHAEKICKVMDTAMKLGAPVIGLNDSGGARIQEGVASLGGYAEVFQRNVLASGVIPQLSLIMGPCAGGAVYSLTMTDFIFMVEDSSYMFVTGPDVVKTVTNEVVTQEELGGASTHTTKTSVADLACENDIVALLQARDFFDFLPLSNRDEVPERPTNDPWDRIEESLDTIIPDNANQPYDMHEVIRKTVDEGDFFEVQPKHAGNIICGFGRVEGRSVGIVANQPMVLAGVLDINSAKKAARFVRFCDAFNIPIVTFVDVPGFLPGTAQEHNGIIKHGAKLLFAYAEATVPKITIITRKAYGGAYDVMASKHLRGDLNYAWPTAEIAVMGAKGAVEIIFRNLDEEGIAQKTKEYEDRFANPFVAASKGFIDEVIMPHSTRRRVALGLRKLRNKELANPWKKHDNIPL from the coding sequence ATGTCCGCGAACATCGCCGAAACCGAACGCCGCCGCGAGGCCGCCCGCATGGGTGGCGGACAGAAACGCATCGATGCGCAACACGCCAAGGGCAAGCTTACCGCGCGCGAACGGCTCGAGATCCTCCTCGACGAGGGAAGCTTCGAAGAGCTCGACACCTATGTCGAGCACAATTGCGTCGATTTCGGCATGGACGAAAACCACATCCCCGGCGACGGCGTCGTCACCGGCAGCGGCACGATCAATGGCCGCCTCGTTTACGTGTTCAGCCAGGATTTCACCGTGTTCGGCGGCTCGCTGTCCGAACGTCACGCGGAAAAGATCTGCAAGGTGATGGACACGGCGATGAAGCTGGGGGCGCCGGTCATCGGCCTCAACGACAGCGGCGGCGCCCGGATTCAGGAAGGCGTCGCATCGCTGGGCGGCTATGCCGAGGTGTTTCAGCGCAACGTGCTCGCATCGGGCGTGATCCCGCAATTGTCGCTCATCATGGGGCCATGCGCGGGCGGGGCGGTGTATTCGCTTACGATGACCGACTTCATCTTCATGGTCGAGGACAGCAGCTACATGTTCGTGACCGGCCCCGACGTGGTGAAGACGGTCACGAACGAGGTCGTGACGCAGGAGGAACTCGGCGGGGCGAGCACGCACACGACCAAGACCAGCGTCGCCGATCTCGCTTGCGAGAACGACATCGTCGCACTTTTGCAGGCGCGCGATTTCTTCGATTTCCTGCCCCTGTCCAACCGGGACGAGGTGCCGGAGAGGCCGACCAACGATCCGTGGGACCGGATCGAGGAGAGCCTCGACACGATCATCCCGGACAATGCGAACCAGCCGTACGACATGCACGAGGTCATTCGCAAAACGGTGGACGAGGGCGATTTCTTCGAAGTGCAGCCCAAGCATGCCGGCAATATCATCTGCGGCTTTGGCCGGGTCGAGGGGCGCAGCGTCGGCATCGTCGCGAACCAGCCCATGGTGCTGGCCGGTGTGCTCGACATCAATTCGGCGAAGAAGGCGGCGCGTTTCGTGCGCTTCTGCGACGCGTTCAACATTCCGATCGTCACCTTCGTCGACGTGCCCGGCTTCCTCCCCGGCACGGCGCAGGAGCATAACGGCATCATCAAGCACGGGGCGAAACTGCTCTTCGCCTATGCCGAGGCGACGGTGCCCAAGATCACGATCATCACGCGCAAGGCGTATGGCGGGGCTTATGACGTGATGGCGTCCAAGCATTTGCGCGGTGATCTCAACTATGCCTGGCCGACCGCGGAAATCGCGGTGATGGGCGCGAAGGGCGCGGTGGAGATCATCTTCCGCAATCTCGACGAGGAAGGCATCGCGCAAAAGACGAAGGAATACGAGGATCGCTTCGCCAATCCCTTCGTCGCGGCGTCGAAAGGCTTCATCGATGAGGTCATCATGCCGCATTCCACCCGCCGCCGCGTGGCGCTCGGCCTGCGCAAGCTGCGGAACAAGGAACTCGCCAACCCGTGGAAGAAACATGACAATATTCCGTTGTAA
- a CDS encoding enoyl-CoA hydratase-related protein, with translation MADELLTEREGDVVIFTLNREDSMNALTPELLTALAAGLSGAAEAGARAIVLTGAGQSFSSGADLKARADRAADLGEKIDLYYNPVARAIADLSIPLIVAMNGPAVGAGAGFAIGGDIVIAERSAYLLFAFVNIGLVPDAGTTWHLAKSVGKARAMDMLLSGEKIDAEAALAAGLVSRVVDDGTALAEAKALATRLAKGPSKAIGLIRAQVLHALDHHFEASLDTERAHQTTAYFTQDFAEAIAAFRDKRKPEFKGR, from the coding sequence ATGGCGGACGAACTCCTGACCGAACGCGAGGGTGACGTCGTCATCTTCACGCTCAACCGCGAAGACAGCATGAATGCGCTGACGCCCGAATTGCTGACCGCGCTGGCCGCGGGGCTTTCCGGCGCGGCGGAGGCGGGGGCGCGGGCCATCGTGCTCACGGGGGCGGGGCAATCCTTCTCCTCCGGCGCGGATCTCAAGGCTCGTGCAGACAGGGCTGCGGATCTGGGCGAGAAGATCGATCTTTATTACAATCCCGTCGCGCGGGCGATTGCCGATCTGTCGATACCGCTCATCGTCGCGATGAACGGCCCGGCGGTGGGCGCGGGGGCGGGATTCGCCATTGGCGGGGACATCGTCATCGCCGAGCGGTCTGCCTACCTGTTGTTCGCATTCGTCAATATCGGGCTGGTTCCCGATGCGGGCACGACATGGCACCTTGCGAAAAGCGTCGGCAAAGCGCGGGCGATGGACATGTTGCTGAGCGGAGAGAAGATCGACGCGGAGGCGGCGCTTGCCGCCGGGCTGGTCTCGCGCGTGGTCGACGACGGCACCGCCCTGGCCGAGGCGAAGGCGCTCGCGACTAGGCTCGCCAAAGGGCCGAGCAAGGCGATCGGCCTGATCCGCGCACAGGTGCTCCACGCGCTCGACCATCATTTCGAAGCCAGCCTCGACACGGAGCGCGCGCATCAGACCACGGCCTACTTCACGCAGGATTTTGCCGAGGCCATCGCCGCCTTTCGCGACAAGCGCAAACCCGAATTCAAGGGCCGGTAA
- a CDS encoding lysozyme inhibitor LprI family protein — protein MILLALAMVAQPAAAPDCGDAMTQAEMNACSYAEYQAADAALNAQWTIARDVAKNRDLFADLLRAQRAWLAFRDAHCEAVAAQYAGGSIRPLVHNSCLTELTETRTTQLREMSETN, from the coding sequence ATGATCCTCCTTGCGCTGGCCATGGTGGCGCAGCCGGCTGCGGCGCCCGATTGCGGGGACGCGATGACGCAGGCGGAGATGAACGCGTGCTCCTATGCCGAGTATCAGGCGGCGGATGCGGCATTGAATGCGCAGTGGACGATTGCCCGCGACGTGGCGAAGAACCGCGATCTTTTCGCCGACCTGCTGCGGGCGCAGCGGGCGTGGCTCGCATTTCGCGACGCGCATTGCGAGGCGGTTGCGGCGCAATATGCCGGCGGCTCGATCCGCCCGCTGGTCCACAATTCCTGCCTGACAGAACTGACCGAAACACGCACGACACAGCTGCGCGAAATGAGTGAGACGAATTGA
- a CDS encoding DUF421 domain-containing protein, translated as MFFDSWAQVFRVLAMVGASYALIIVILRVAGKRSLSKLNAFDFVVTIALGSILASTILLKDISLSEGVAALLGLAALQMMVTWFSNRSHRFAKALRSEPRLLLSDGKFHDEALRNERITQGEVEAAIRKHGEGKIANVSAVVLESDGSLSVICQGPSRDFTALRSVLGPEETSL; from the coding sequence ATGTTTTTCGATAGTTGGGCGCAGGTCTTCAGAGTGCTTGCGATGGTGGGTGCGTCCTATGCGCTCATCATCGTGATCCTGCGCGTGGCGGGGAAACGCTCCTTGTCGAAGCTGAACGCGTTCGATTTCGTGGTGACCATCGCGCTGGGGTCGATCCTGGCCAGCACGATCCTGCTGAAGGATATTTCCCTGTCCGAAGGCGTGGCGGCGCTGCTCGGGCTTGCCGCGTTGCAGATGATGGTGACGTGGTTTTCGAACCGGAGCCATCGTTTTGCCAAGGCCTTGCGCTCGGAACCCCGGCTCCTGCTGTCCGATGGCAAGTTCCATGACGAGGCGCTGCGCAACGAACGCATCACCCAAGGCGAGGTCGAGGCGGCAATCCGCAAGCACGGCGAAGGCAAGATCGCCAATGTCAGCGCGGTCGTGCTCGAATCCGACGGCTCGCTCTCCGTCATATGTCAGGGGCCGTCGCGCGATTTCACGGCCCTGCGCTCGGTGCTGGGGCCGGAGGAAACCAGCCTTTAG
- a CDS encoding acetyl/propionyl/methylcrotonyl-CoA carboxylase subunit alpha yields the protein MFKKILIANRGEIACRVIKSAKKMGIATVAVYSDADARAPFVKMADEAVHIGPAAAAESYLVADKIIDACKQTGADAVHPGYGFLSERTSFAEALAEAGIEFIGPPVNAIAAMGDKIESKKLAEKAGVNTVPGSGGAIDTTAEALEWANKIGYPVMMKASAGGGGKGMRLAWNDKDVEEGFEATKREGLNSFGDDRVFIEKFIESPRHIEIQILGDKHGNILYLNERECSIQRRHQKVVEEAPSPFVTPEMRKAMGEQAVALSRAVGYYSAGTVELIVSGADKTGQSFYFLEMNTRLQVEHPVTEAITGIDIVEQMIRVAAGEKLDMTQDDVKIEGWAIENRVYAEDPYRGFLPSTGRLVRYDPPVAGWTGGIRGVDGIRVDEGVAEGGEVSMFYDPMIAKLVTWGETRDEAADLQIAALDAFEIEGLGHNIDFLSAIMQHPRFRSGELTTGFIAEEYPDGFQGAPADETLRKRLAAIGAFIAAAHADRARRIDGQLGNRLHAPGEWSVWIEDAVMTVELSGDRIMVDDAVIDLSMEYAPGQRSVQAVFDSDEDGEGGETMTVQVKPKPAGFRLVARGASHDLRVLPTRVAKHQKHMIEKIPPDMSKYLVCPMPGLLVSLHVGEGDKVETGQPLATVEAMKMENILRAEKSGTVKSIEAAEGESLAVDAIILELE from the coding sequence ATGTTCAAGAAAATCCTGATCGCAAATCGTGGCGAAATCGCCTGCCGGGTGATCAAGTCGGCGAAGAAGATGGGCATCGCGACCGTCGCCGTCTATTCCGATGCGGATGCGCGGGCGCCCTTCGTGAAAATGGCGGACGAGGCGGTGCATATCGGCCCCGCTGCGGCGGCGGAAAGCTATCTCGTCGCGGACAAGATCATCGACGCGTGCAAGCAGACGGGCGCCGATGCGGTGCATCCCGGCTATGGCTTCCTGTCCGAACGGACCAGTTTTGCCGAGGCGCTGGCCGAGGCGGGCATCGAATTCATCGGCCCGCCGGTCAATGCCATTGCCGCGATGGGCGACAAGATCGAGTCCAAGAAACTGGCGGAAAAGGCGGGGGTGAACACCGTCCCCGGTTCGGGCGGCGCGATCGACACCACGGCAGAGGCGCTCGAATGGGCGAACAAGATCGGCTACCCGGTGATGATGAAGGCCAGCGCGGGTGGCGGCGGCAAGGGCATGCGTCTCGCCTGGAACGACAAGGATGTCGAGGAAGGCTTCGAGGCGACCAAGCGCGAGGGGCTCAATTCCTTCGGCGACGACCGCGTCTTCATCGAGAAATTCATCGAATCGCCGCGCCATATCGAGATTCAGATCCTCGGCGACAAGCACGGCAACATCCTCTACCTCAACGAGCGCGAATGCTCGATCCAGCGGCGCCACCAGAAGGTGGTCGAGGAAGCACCGTCGCCCTTCGTCACGCCCGAAATGCGCAAGGCCATGGGCGAGCAGGCCGTCGCCCTGTCACGCGCGGTCGGCTATTACAGCGCGGGCACGGTGGAGCTCATCGTGTCGGGCGCGGACAAGACCGGGCAGAGCTTCTACTTCCTCGAAATGAACACCCGGCTTCAGGTGGAACACCCGGTGACCGAGGCGATCACCGGCATCGACATCGTGGAGCAGATGATCCGCGTCGCCGCCGGTGAAAAGCTCGACATGACGCAGGACGACGTGAAGATCGAGGGCTGGGCGATCGAGAACCGCGTCTATGCCGAGGATCCCTATCGCGGTTTCCTGCCGAGCACGGGGCGCCTCGTGCGCTACGACCCGCCTGTCGCGGGCTGGACCGGGGGCATTCGCGGCGTGGACGGCATCCGCGTCGACGAGGGCGTCGCCGAGGGCGGCGAGGTTTCGATGTTCTACGATCCCATGATCGCAAAGCTCGTCACCTGGGGCGAAACGCGCGATGAGGCCGCCGACCTCCAGATCGCCGCACTGGACGCGTTCGAGATCGAGGGGCTGGGCCATAATATCGATTTCCTGTCCGCCATCATGCAGCATCCGCGGTTCCGTTCGGGCGAATTGACGACCGGCTTCATCGCGGAGGAATATCCCGATGGTTTCCAGGGCGCGCCCGCGGACGAAACGCTGCGCAAGCGGCTCGCCGCGATCGGGGCGTTCATCGCCGCCGCCCATGCCGACCGTGCGCGCCGCATCGACGGGCAACTCGGCAACCGGCTGCACGCGCCGGGCGAATGGAGCGTGTGGATCGAGGACGCGGTGATGACCGTCGAATTGTCCGGCGACCGGATCATGGTCGACGACGCGGTGATCGACCTGTCCATGGAATACGCCCCCGGACAGCGCAGCGTGCAGGCCGTCTTCGACAGTGACGAGGACGGCGAGGGCGGCGAGACCATGACCGTTCAGGTGAAGCCGAAGCCGGCGGGCTTCCGCCTCGTCGCGCGCGGGGCGAGCCACGACTTGCGCGTGTTGCCGACCCGCGTCGCCAAGCATCAGAAGCACATGATCGAAAAGATCCCGCCGGACATGAGCAAATATCTGGTGTGCCCGATGCCCGGTCTGCTCGTATCGCTCCATGTCGGGGAAGGCGACAAGGTCGAAACCGGTCAGCCGCTCGCCACGGTGGAGGCGATGAAGATGGAAAACATCCTGCGCGCGGAAAAGAGCGGCACCGTCAAATCCATCGAGGCGGCGGAGGGCGAGAGCCTTGCCGTGGACGCCATCATCCTCGAACTGGAATAA
- a CDS encoding DUF488 family protein, translated as MSRAARRIWTIGYEQATVPALIDALTAAGIELLVDVRALPLSRRPGFSKTALAGAAQEAGIAYRHMKPLGTPKEGREAARKGDRATLERVYEGQLELPEALAAGAELRDLALHHRTAMLCFCRDASKCHRSILHAAMLDDFAAIDLLP; from the coding sequence TTGAGCCGAGCAGCCCGCCGTATCTGGACCATCGGGTACGAGCAGGCGACCGTCCCCGCGCTCATCGACGCGCTGACGGCGGCGGGGATCGAACTGCTTGTCGATGTGCGGGCCTTGCCCCTGTCGCGGCGGCCCGGATTTTCGAAGACCGCGCTGGCCGGCGCGGCGCAGGAGGCGGGCATCGCCTATCGCCATATGAAGCCGCTCGGCACGCCGAAGGAAGGGCGGGAGGCCGCGCGCAAGGGCGACCGGGCCACGTTGGAACGGGTCTACGAAGGGCAGCTCGAACTGCCGGAGGCGCTGGCCGCCGGGGCGGAGTTGCGCGATCTCGCGCTCCATCATCGCACCGCCATGCTGTGTTTCTGCCGCGATGCCAGCAAATGCCATCGCTCGATCCTGCACGCCGCGATGCTCGACGATTTCGCCGCGATCGACCTTTTGCCGTAA
- a CDS encoding DUF421 domain-containing protein: MDFGKIAADLAKMFYDNWFGIERVIVMTTFAYIGLIVILRIVGKRSLAKLNVFDFVVTVALGSTLASILLSENVAYAEGAMAFVMLCGLQWIVSKWSIHSDWFKRLIRSEPRLLLDNGAFCEAAMRDERITHHEVESEIRKKGFGDREDIAAVVLESDGTFSVIPRSKAHTRSVLNPVRKSGADT, encoded by the coding sequence ATGGATTTCGGGAAAATCGCCGCCGACCTGGCGAAGATGTTCTACGATAACTGGTTCGGGATCGAGCGGGTTATCGTCATGACGACATTTGCCTATATCGGGTTGATCGTGATCCTGCGCATCGTTGGCAAGCGTTCGCTGGCAAAACTGAACGTGTTCGATTTCGTCGTTACCGTCGCGCTGGGGTCCACGCTGGCCAGCATATTACTGTCCGAAAACGTCGCCTATGCCGAAGGGGCGATGGCGTTCGTGATGCTGTGCGGCCTGCAATGGATCGTGTCGAAATGGTCGATCCATTCCGATTGGTTCAAGCGGTTGATCCGGTCCGAACCGCGGCTCCTCCTCGATAACGGCGCGTTTTGCGAAGCCGCGATGCGCGATGAACGGATCACCCATCACGAGGTCGAATCCGAAATCCGCAAGAAAGGCTTCGGCGACCGGGAGGATATCGCCGCCGTGGTGCTCGAAAGCGACGGCACGTTCAGCGTGATCCCGCGATCCAAGGCCCATACCCGCAGCGTGCTGAACCCCGTGCGTAAAAGCGGTGCCGACACGTGA
- the bioB gene encoding biotin synthase BioB yields the protein MSAPRNDWTREEIAGLFDLPFTELVFRAAAVHRDHHRAGTVQRSTLLSIKTGGCPEDCGYCSQSVKAESGVRATKLMDVRQVIQAAAQAKDHGSTRFCMGAAFRNPKPRDMPALTEMVRQVKAMGLETCMTAGMLDAEQADQLAEAGLDYYNHNIDTGPEYYDRVITTRTFEDRIDTIGNVRGAGIKVCCGGIVGMGETRDDRVGFIHALATMDTHPESVPVNALVPVKGTVLGDMLADTPMAKIDEIEFVRTVAVARLTMPDSMVRLSAGRESMSDSTQALCFLSGANSIFSGEKLLTAGNAGDDADDALFERLGLETMGADGASAPRIAEAAE from the coding sequence ATGAGCGCGCCGCGTAACGACTGGACCCGCGAAGAGATTGCGGGGCTGTTCGACCTGCCTTTTACCGAACTCGTATTTCGCGCCGCCGCCGTGCATCGCGATCATCACCGGGCCGGCACGGTGCAGCGTTCGACGCTGCTGTCGATCAAGACCGGCGGTTGCCCGGAGGATTGCGGATATTGCTCCCAATCGGTGAAGGCCGAAAGCGGGGTGAGGGCGACCAAGCTGATGGATGTGCGGCAGGTGATCCAGGCCGCGGCGCAGGCGAAGGACCACGGCTCGACCCGGTTCTGCATGGGGGCGGCGTTCCGCAATCCCAAGCCGCGCGACATGCCCGCGCTCACCGAAATGGTGCGGCAGGTGAAGGCGATGGGGCTGGAAACCTGCATGACCGCGGGAATGCTGGACGCAGAGCAGGCGGATCAGCTCGCCGAGGCAGGGCTCGACTACTATAACCACAACATCGACACCGGGCCGGAATATTACGACCGCGTCATCACGACCCGCACGTTCGAGGATCGCATCGACACGATCGGCAACGTGCGCGGCGCCGGGATCAAGGTGTGTTGCGGCGGCATCGTCGGCATGGGCGAAACGCGTGACGACCGCGTCGGCTTCATCCATGCGCTGGCCACGATGGACACGCACCCGGAAAGCGTGCCGGTAAACGCGCTGGTCCCGGTAAAGGGCACGGTGCTGGGTGACATGCTGGCCGATACGCCGATGGCGAAGATCGACGAGATCGAATTCGTGCGCACCGTCGCGGTCGCCCGCCTCACCATGCCGGACAGCATGGTGCGCCTGTCCGCCGGGCGCGAAAGCATGTCGGACAGCACGCAGGCCCTGTGTTTCCTGTCGGGCGCGAATTCGATTTTCAGCGGGGAAAAATTGCTCACCGCCGGGAATGCGGGCGACGATGCGGACGATGCTCTGTTCGAACGGCTCGGGCTCGAAACGATGGGCGCAGACGGGGCGTCTGCGCCGCGGATTGCGGAGGCGGCGGAATGA
- the scpA gene encoding methylmalonyl-CoA mutase, whose protein sequence is MSTSDHNDPKIETHTGEDAGATGAKPAAPAKAEDHAPTVSDWEALAAKEVKGRDLTWETPEGIDVKPLYTKDDLADWDPGLPGFAPYTRGVKASMYAGRKWTIRQYAGFSTAEESNAFYRRNLAAGQKGLSVAFDLATHRGYDSDHPRVVGDVGKAGVAIDSVEDMKILFDQIPLDKMSVSMTMNGAVIPCLAFYIIAAEEQGVTPDQLTGTIQNDILKEFMVRNTYIYPPEPSMRIISDIFAYTADHMPKFNSISISGYHMQEAGATQVQELAFTIADGMEYVKYGVESGLDIDRFAGRLSFFFAIGMNFFMEVAKLRAARTLWHRAMTQLGAQSERSKMLRTHCQTSGVSLTEQDPYNNVIRTTVEAMAAMLGGTQSLHTNALDEAIALPTDFSARIARNTQIVLQEETGMTNVVDPLGGSYYVEALTKNLVDEAWAIIEKVQAEGGMAKAVAAGWPKGMIEEAAASRQARVDKGEDVIVGVNKYRLAQEDDLETLDIDNTAVRQSQIRRLETTRANRDEAKCRAALKALEDGARGDGNVLALAVDAARERATLGEISDAMEAVFGRHDTMPTPVKGIYGKAYAEDTRYRAVVEGVQAVERRMGRAPRVMVAKMGQDGHDRGANVIASAFGDMGFDVTTGPLFQTPQETLEMALDRDVDIIGASSLAAGHKTLIPELIRLLKDAGRSDIKVTAGGVIPSTDYQYLRDAGVQGIYGPGSNVVECAADMLRLLGHNMPPADEEEKDAAE, encoded by the coding sequence ATGAGCACATCCGATCACAACGATCCGAAGATCGAGACGCACACCGGCGAGGATGCCGGCGCGACCGGCGCCAAGCCCGCCGCCCCGGCCAAGGCGGAGGACCATGCGCCGACCGTTTCCGATTGGGAGGCGCTCGCCGCGAAGGAGGTGAAGGGCCGCGACCTGACCTGGGAAACGCCCGAAGGTATCGACGTCAAACCTTTGTATACAAAGGATGACCTTGCCGATTGGGATCCCGGCCTGCCCGGTTTCGCGCCTTATACCCGCGGGGTGAAGGCCAGCATGTATGCGGGCCGTAAATGGACGATCCGGCAATATGCGGGCTTCTCCACGGCGGAGGAATCCAACGCGTTCTACCGCCGCAATCTCGCCGCCGGGCAAAAGGGGCTTTCGGTCGCGTTCGATCTTGCGACCCATCGCGGCTATGACAGCGATCATCCCCGCGTCGTCGGCGATGTCGGCAAGGCGGGCGTCGCCATCGACAGCGTCGAGGACATGAAGATCCTCTTCGATCAGATTCCGCTCGACAAGATGAGCGTGTCGATGACGATGAACGGCGCGGTGATCCCGTGCCTCGCGTTCTACATCATCGCGGCGGAGGAGCAGGGCGTCACGCCGGATCAGCTGACGGGGACCATTCAGAACGACATTCTGAAGGAGTTCATGGTCCGCAACACCTATATCTACCCGCCCGAACCCAGCATGCGGATCATCTCCGACATCTTCGCCTACACGGCGGATCACATGCCGAAGTTCAATTCGATCTCCATCTCCGGCTATCACATGCAGGAGGCCGGCGCGACGCAGGTGCAGGAGCTTGCCTTCACCATCGCCGACGGCATGGAATATGTGAAATACGGGGTGGAGAGCGGGCTGGACATCGACCGGTTCGCGGGACGGCTGTCGTTCTTTTTTGCGATCGGCATGAATTTCTTCATGGAGGTCGCGAAACTGCGGGCCGCGCGTACCTTGTGGCACCGGGCGATGACGCAACTGGGCGCGCAGTCCGAACGCTCGAAAATGCTGCGCACCCATTGCCAGACCAGCGGCGTGTCCCTGACCGAGCAGGACCCGTACAACAATGTCATCCGCACCACGGTGGAGGCGATGGCTGCCATGCTGGGCGGTACGCAGTCGCTGCACACCAATGCGCTTGACGAAGCGATTGCACTGCCCACCGATTTTTCCGCCCGCATCGCCCGCAATACGCAGATCGTGTTGCAGGAAGAAACGGGCATGACCAACGTGGTCGATCCGCTCGGCGGGTCCTATTACGTCGAGGCGCTCACAAAGAACCTCGTCGACGAGGCATGGGCGATCATCGAAAAGGTCCAGGCCGAGGGCGGCATGGCCAAGGCCGTCGCGGCGGGCTGGCCCAAGGGCATGATCGAGGAAGCCGCCGCATCGCGCCAGGCCCGCGTGGACAAGGGCGAGGATGTCATCGTCGGCGTCAACAAATATCGCCTTGCGCAGGAGGACGATCTCGAAACGCTCGACATCGACAACACCGCCGTGCGGCAATCGCAGATCCGCAGGCTCGAAACGACGCGCGCCAATCGGGACGAGGCGAAATGCCGCGCCGCGTTGAAAGCGTTGGAGGACGGCGCGCGCGGCGATGGCAACGTGCTGGCGCTGGCGGTGGATGCCGCGCGCGAGCGCGCCACGCTGGGCGAAATTTCCGACGCGATGGAGGCGGTGTTCGGCCGTCACGACACCATGCCGACGCCGGTAAAGGGCATTTATGGCAAGGCCTATGCCGAGGATACGCGTTACCGCGCCGTCGTCGAGGGGGTGCAGGCGGTCGAACGCCGCATGGGCCGTGCGCCCCGCGTCATGGTCGCCAAGATGGGGCAGGACGGCCACGATCGCGGCGCGAATGTCATCGCCAGCGCATTCGGCGACATGGGTTTCGACGTGACCACCGGGCCTTTGTTCCAGACGCCGCAGGAAACGCTGGAGATGGCGCTCGACCGGGATGTCGACATCATCGGCGCGTCCTCGCTCGCGGCCGGGCACAAGACGTTGATCCCCGAACTCATCCGCCTGTTGAAGGATGCGGGACGCAGTGACATCAAGGTCACGGCGGGCGGCGTCATTCCGTCCACGGATTACCAATATCTGCGCGATGCCGGGGTGCAGGGCATTTATGGTCCGGGCAGCAATGTCGTGGAATGCGCCGCCGACATGCTCCGCCTGCTGGGCCACAACATGCCGCCCGCCGATGAAGAAGAAAAGGATGCCGCCGAATGA
- the mce gene encoding methylmalonyl-CoA epimerase gives MKLGRMNHVGVAVPDIDAAIAHYRDTMGARQVTEPFDLPEQGVRVCFVHTPGHDATEGTQIELLSPLDDTSPVAGFMAKNPAGGQHHICYEVPDIAEARAEFEAMGKRILGPTRTGAHGTPIFFLHPKDMLGQLTEIMETPRQAH, from the coding sequence ATGAAGCTTGGACGCATGAACCATGTCGGCGTGGCCGTGCCGGACATCGACGCGGCCATCGCGCATTACCGCGACACGATGGGCGCGCGGCAAGTGACCGAACCGTTCGACCTGCCGGAGCAGGGGGTGCGCGTGTGTTTCGTTCATACGCCCGGCCATGACGCAACCGAAGGCACGCAGATCGAATTGCTCTCACCGCTCGACGACACGTCGCCGGTCGCCGGCTTCATGGCGAAAAACCCGGCGGGTGGGCAGCATCACATCTGTTACGAGGTGCCCGACATTGCCGAGGCGCGCGCCGAATTCGAGGCGATGGGCAAGCGTATCCTCGGCCCCACGCGCACAGGCGCGCACGGCACGCCGATCTTCTTCCTCCATCCCAAGGACATGCTCGGCCAGCTGACCGAGATCATGGAAACGCCGAGGCAGGCGCATTGA